From the genome of Primulina eburnea isolate SZY01 chromosome 12, ASM2296580v1, whole genome shotgun sequence, one region includes:
- the LOC140807276 gene encoding probable RNA-dependent RNA polymerase 1 isoform X2, which yields MGKTIYVSGFPHLIAAEVIKEYFEGYTGRGTVDAVEVKPSKQGPRPYARVQFVNDRCAERIVALASNRLYYGSSYLKARKMDIDMIPRLKVYLHEMEEVTLNFGCQISRERFSVLWKETKVSVKFGTGMKKMYFQLSFNSNEYKLQLSYENIWQIVLYCPPDQTAKVLLIQLFGAPRIYKRVDDSIYSFYKETSDDQWVRTTDFTSSCIGQSSGLCLQLPYGMRLPNFRDNFVYYKVSESPFYLQRDVPYSQNFALVPILSPPSGYELPYKILFKICSLVQTGCLPGPKIDTSFYRLINPQRNNITYIEHALDKLYYLKECCYDPATWLCEQYKKYASSQEIPKAPSIRLDDGLVYVHRVQVTPTKVYFSGPEVNVSNRVLRHYRDDIDNFIRVSFVDEEWDKMYSTDLSPRVATGGENRRTKIYERILSTLKEGIRIGNKKFDFLAFSSSQLRDNSVWMFASSSTRTAEDIRRWMGDFRSIRNVAKYAARLGQSFGSSTETLSVGRHEIEKIPDIEAFNNGKKYVFSDGIGKISSDFARRVALKCGVKGSTPSAFQIRYGGYKGVVGIDPSSCVKLSLRPSMLKYQSDNTKLDVLAWSKYQPCFLNRQIITLLSTLGIKDHVFEKKQREAVAQLDDILVDPLRAQEALDLMSPGENTNILKEMLKCGYEPDVEPFLSMMLQTFRYSKLLDLRMKARIFVPQARQMMGCLDETGTLEYGQVFVQYSGARRRAFNGESSFFDEDMSDAYDYIISGKVVVAKNPCLHPGDVRVLKAIDVPRLRHMVDCVVFPRKGTRPHPNECSGSDLDGDIYFVCWDPDLIPTKQISPMDYDPAPSTQLDHDVTIEEVQEYFTNYIVNDSLGIIANAHTVFADKEPVMAMSNSCIQLAKLFSIAVDFPKTGVPAEIPPELRVREYPDFMEKPDKTTYESERVIGKLHRAVKDKAPHSASIKSFTKQVAESSYDPQMEVDGFEDYIDDAFQYKTEYDFKLGNLMEYYGIKTEAEILSGGIMKTAKTFDRRKDAEAIGAAVRSLRNEARSWFKVGNETDDDAYAKASAWYHVTYHPDYWGCYNEGLKRDHYLSFPWCVYDKLIQIKKKNSRRAQSMASLRELTRRLRIK from the exons ATGGGAAAGACGATTTATGTATCTGGTTTCCCTCATCTAATTGCTGCGGAGGTAATCAAAGAATATTTTGAGGGGTATACTGGAAGAGGAACCGTAGATGCTGTGGAAGTGAAACCATCCAAACAAGGGCCTAGGCCATATGCTAGAGTCCAATTTGTAAATGACAGATGTGCAGAGAGGATTGTTGCTTTAGCTAGTAACCGCTTGTATTATGGTAGTTCTTATTTGAAGGCTAGGAAAATGGATATTGACATGATTCCAAGGTTAAAAGTTTATTTGCATGAAATGGAAGAGGTAACTCTCAATTTCGGATGCCAGATATCGAGAGAGAGATTTTCAGTGCTATGGAAAGAGACAAAAGTGTCTGTGAAATTTGGAACTGGGATGAAGAAAATGTACTTCCAACTGAGCTTTAACTCGAACGAATACAAGCTTCAGCTCTCATATGAGAACATATGGCAAATTGTGCTGTATTGTCCACCTGATCAAACTGCGAAGGTTCTTCTCATACAG TTATTTGGTGCTCCACGAATCTACAAGAGAGTCGATGATTCCATCTATAGTTTTTACAAGGAAACTTCAGATGATCAGTGGGTCAGAACAACAGACTTTACTTCATCATGCATCGGACAATCTTCTGGCTTATGCCTCCAGCTCCCTTATGGCATGAGGCTTCCAAATTTCCGTGACAATTTTGTTTACTATAAAGTCAGTGAAAGTCCATTTTATTTGCAGAGAGATGTCCCCTATTCTCAGAATTTTGCTCTAGTTCCCATCTTGAGTCCTCCCTCTGGATATGAACTGCCTTACAAAATATTATTCAAGATTTGCAGTTTGGTGCAGACTGGATGTCTCCCCGGACCAAAAATTGATACCTCCTTTTATCGGTTGATCAATCCACAAAGAAACAATATTACATACATAGAGCATGCTCTGGACAAGCTTTACTATTTAAAGGAGTGTTGCTATGATCCTGCGACCTGGCTTTGTGAGCAGTATAAGAAGTACGCTTCATCGCAAGAGATTCCAAAAGCACCTTCGATACGTTTGGATGATGGGTTAGTATATGTGCACCGGGTTCAAGTTACTCCAACCAAAGTGTATTTCTCTGGTCCTGAAGTGAATGTGTCGAACCGAGTGTTACGCCACTATCGAGATGACATTGACAATTTTATCCGTGTTTCCTTTGTGGATGAGGAGTGGGATAAAATGTATTCAACTGATTTATCTCCTAGGGTAGCAACTGGGGGTGAGAACCGAAGAACAAAGATTTACGAGAGGATACTTTCAACACTTAAGGAAGGCATAAGAATTGGCAACAAGAAATTTGATTTCCTTGCATTTTCTTCAAGTCAGTTACGGGATAATTCTGTCTGGATGTTCGCATCATCATCTACTCGTACTGCTGAGGATATTAGACGTTGGATGGGTGACTTCCGTTCTATAAGAAATGTCGCAAAGTATGCTGCCAGACTTGGGCAGTCCTTTGGTTCATCCACCGAGACTTTAAGTGTCGGTAGGCATGAGATAGAGAAAATTCCAGACATAGAGGCTTTTAACAATGGAAAAAAATACGTCTTTTCTGATGGAATCGGGAAGATATCATCTGATTTTGCTCGGAGGGTTGCTTTGAAATGTGGAGTTAAAGGCTCGACTCCATCCGCCTTCCAGATCAGGTATGGTGGCTACAAAGGAGTTGTGGGTATAGATCCATCATCGTGTGTGAAGCTTTCACTGAGGCCAAGCATGTTGAAATACCAATCCGATAATACAAAACTTGATGTTTTGGCATGGAGCAAATACCAGCCATGTTTTCTGAATCGTCAAATAATCACACTTTTGTCTACTCTCGGAATCAAGGATCATGTCTTTGAGAAGAAGCAGAGAGAAGCCGTAGCTCAGCTGGATGATATTTTAGTTGATCCATTGAGAGCGCAGGAGGCTTTGGACTTGATGTCCCCTGGAGAGAATACTAACATTCTCAAGGAAATGTTGAAGTGTGGTTATGAGCCCGACGTAGAACCTTTTCTTTCAATGATGCTACAAACTTTTCGCTATTCAAAGTTACTGGATTTGCGAATGAAAGCAAGAATCTTTGTCCCACAAGCTAGACAAATGATGGGATGTCTAGATGAAACTGGAACTTTGGAATATGGTCAGGTGTTTGTTCAATATTCTGGTGCTCGACGTAGAGCGTTCAATGGGGAATCTTCTTTCTTCGATGAAGATATGTCAGATGCGTATGACTACATCATCAGTGGAAAGGTTGTGGTGGCTAAAAACCCGTGCTTGCACCCGGGTGATGTACGTGTTTTAAAGGCAATTGACGTGCCACGGTTGCGTCACATGGTGGACTGTGTCGTTTTCCCTCGAAAAGGAACAAG ACCTCATCCAAATGAATGCTCTGGGAGTGATTTGGATGGAGACATATACTTTGTTTGTTGGGATCCTGACTTGATTCCGACAAAGCAAATCTCACCTATGGACTACGACCCTGCTCCAAGCACACAGTTGGATCACGATGTAACCATTGAG GAAGTTCAGGAGTACTTCACCAATTATATTGTAAATGATAGCTTGGGAATTATTGCAAATGCGCACACTGTCTTTGCTGATAAAGAACCTGTAATGGCCATGAGTAACTCCTGTATACAGCTAGCAAAGTTGTTTTCGATCGCTGTCGATTTTCCTAAAACTGGGGTTCCCGCTGAGATACCACCTGAACTACGTGTAAGAGAATACCCTGATTTCATGGAAAAGCCAGATAAGACAACTTACGAATCAGAACGTGTGATAGGGAAGCTTCACAGGGCAGTGAAAGATAAAGCCCCCCACTCGGCCTCTATCAAATCCTTCACAAAGCAAGTGGCAGAGTCGTCTTACGACCCGCAAATGGAAGTTGATGGGTTCGAAGATTACATAGATGATGCGTTTCAATACAAAACTGAGTATGATTTCAAGTTGGGTAACTTGATGGAGTATTATGGCATTAAAACCGAGGCTGAAATACTTAGTGGTGGTATAATGAAGACGGCTAAGACATTTGATAGAAGAAAAGATGCAGAAGCCATTGGAGCAGCTGTAAGGTCTCTGAGGAATGAAGCAAGATCGTGGTTTAAGGTTGGAAATGAAACTGATGATGATGCCTATGCTAAGGCATCGGCTTGGTATCATGTAACATATCATCCCGATTATTGGGGTTGCTACAATGAGGGACTGAAACGGGACCATTATCTTAGTTTTCCGTGGTGTGTGTATGATAAGCTGATACAGATCAAGAAGAAGAACTCGAGGAGGGCTCAGAGTATGGCTTCACTCAGGGAGCTTACTCGGCGACTACGCATCAAGTGA
- the LOC140807276 gene encoding probable RNA-dependent RNA polymerase 1 isoform X1, producing the protein MPICLCCITAEISQMGKTIYVSGFPHLIAAEVIKEYFEGYTGRGTVDAVEVKPSKQGPRPYARVQFVNDRCAERIVALASNRLYYGSSYLKARKMDIDMIPRLKVYLHEMEEVTLNFGCQISRERFSVLWKETKVSVKFGTGMKKMYFQLSFNSNEYKLQLSYENIWQIVLYCPPDQTAKVLLIQLFGAPRIYKRVDDSIYSFYKETSDDQWVRTTDFTSSCIGQSSGLCLQLPYGMRLPNFRDNFVYYKVSESPFYLQRDVPYSQNFALVPILSPPSGYELPYKILFKICSLVQTGCLPGPKIDTSFYRLINPQRNNITYIEHALDKLYYLKECCYDPATWLCEQYKKYASSQEIPKAPSIRLDDGLVYVHRVQVTPTKVYFSGPEVNVSNRVLRHYRDDIDNFIRVSFVDEEWDKMYSTDLSPRVATGGENRRTKIYERILSTLKEGIRIGNKKFDFLAFSSSQLRDNSVWMFASSSTRTAEDIRRWMGDFRSIRNVAKYAARLGQSFGSSTETLSVGRHEIEKIPDIEAFNNGKKYVFSDGIGKISSDFARRVALKCGVKGSTPSAFQIRYGGYKGVVGIDPSSCVKLSLRPSMLKYQSDNTKLDVLAWSKYQPCFLNRQIITLLSTLGIKDHVFEKKQREAVAQLDDILVDPLRAQEALDLMSPGENTNILKEMLKCGYEPDVEPFLSMMLQTFRYSKLLDLRMKARIFVPQARQMMGCLDETGTLEYGQVFVQYSGARRRAFNGESSFFDEDMSDAYDYIISGKVVVAKNPCLHPGDVRVLKAIDVPRLRHMVDCVVFPRKGTRPHPNECSGSDLDGDIYFVCWDPDLIPTKQISPMDYDPAPSTQLDHDVTIEEVQEYFTNYIVNDSLGIIANAHTVFADKEPVMAMSNSCIQLAKLFSIAVDFPKTGVPAEIPPELRVREYPDFMEKPDKTTYESERVIGKLHRAVKDKAPHSASIKSFTKQVAESSYDPQMEVDGFEDYIDDAFQYKTEYDFKLGNLMEYYGIKTEAEILSGGIMKTAKTFDRRKDAEAIGAAVRSLRNEARSWFKVGNETDDDAYAKASAWYHVTYHPDYWGCYNEGLKRDHYLSFPWCVYDKLIQIKKKNSRRAQSMASLRELTRRLRIK; encoded by the exons ATGCCTATATGTCTATGTTGCATTACAGCTGAAATTAGCCAGATGGGAAAGACGATTTATGTATCTGGTTTCCCTCATCTAATTGCTGCGGAGGTAATCAAAGAATATTTTGAGGGGTATACTGGAAGAGGAACCGTAGATGCTGTGGAAGTGAAACCATCCAAACAAGGGCCTAGGCCATATGCTAGAGTCCAATTTGTAAATGACAGATGTGCAGAGAGGATTGTTGCTTTAGCTAGTAACCGCTTGTATTATGGTAGTTCTTATTTGAAGGCTAGGAAAATGGATATTGACATGATTCCAAGGTTAAAAGTTTATTTGCATGAAATGGAAGAGGTAACTCTCAATTTCGGATGCCAGATATCGAGAGAGAGATTTTCAGTGCTATGGAAAGAGACAAAAGTGTCTGTGAAATTTGGAACTGGGATGAAGAAAATGTACTTCCAACTGAGCTTTAACTCGAACGAATACAAGCTTCAGCTCTCATATGAGAACATATGGCAAATTGTGCTGTATTGTCCACCTGATCAAACTGCGAAGGTTCTTCTCATACAG TTATTTGGTGCTCCACGAATCTACAAGAGAGTCGATGATTCCATCTATAGTTTTTACAAGGAAACTTCAGATGATCAGTGGGTCAGAACAACAGACTTTACTTCATCATGCATCGGACAATCTTCTGGCTTATGCCTCCAGCTCCCTTATGGCATGAGGCTTCCAAATTTCCGTGACAATTTTGTTTACTATAAAGTCAGTGAAAGTCCATTTTATTTGCAGAGAGATGTCCCCTATTCTCAGAATTTTGCTCTAGTTCCCATCTTGAGTCCTCCCTCTGGATATGAACTGCCTTACAAAATATTATTCAAGATTTGCAGTTTGGTGCAGACTGGATGTCTCCCCGGACCAAAAATTGATACCTCCTTTTATCGGTTGATCAATCCACAAAGAAACAATATTACATACATAGAGCATGCTCTGGACAAGCTTTACTATTTAAAGGAGTGTTGCTATGATCCTGCGACCTGGCTTTGTGAGCAGTATAAGAAGTACGCTTCATCGCAAGAGATTCCAAAAGCACCTTCGATACGTTTGGATGATGGGTTAGTATATGTGCACCGGGTTCAAGTTACTCCAACCAAAGTGTATTTCTCTGGTCCTGAAGTGAATGTGTCGAACCGAGTGTTACGCCACTATCGAGATGACATTGACAATTTTATCCGTGTTTCCTTTGTGGATGAGGAGTGGGATAAAATGTATTCAACTGATTTATCTCCTAGGGTAGCAACTGGGGGTGAGAACCGAAGAACAAAGATTTACGAGAGGATACTTTCAACACTTAAGGAAGGCATAAGAATTGGCAACAAGAAATTTGATTTCCTTGCATTTTCTTCAAGTCAGTTACGGGATAATTCTGTCTGGATGTTCGCATCATCATCTACTCGTACTGCTGAGGATATTAGACGTTGGATGGGTGACTTCCGTTCTATAAGAAATGTCGCAAAGTATGCTGCCAGACTTGGGCAGTCCTTTGGTTCATCCACCGAGACTTTAAGTGTCGGTAGGCATGAGATAGAGAAAATTCCAGACATAGAGGCTTTTAACAATGGAAAAAAATACGTCTTTTCTGATGGAATCGGGAAGATATCATCTGATTTTGCTCGGAGGGTTGCTTTGAAATGTGGAGTTAAAGGCTCGACTCCATCCGCCTTCCAGATCAGGTATGGTGGCTACAAAGGAGTTGTGGGTATAGATCCATCATCGTGTGTGAAGCTTTCACTGAGGCCAAGCATGTTGAAATACCAATCCGATAATACAAAACTTGATGTTTTGGCATGGAGCAAATACCAGCCATGTTTTCTGAATCGTCAAATAATCACACTTTTGTCTACTCTCGGAATCAAGGATCATGTCTTTGAGAAGAAGCAGAGAGAAGCCGTAGCTCAGCTGGATGATATTTTAGTTGATCCATTGAGAGCGCAGGAGGCTTTGGACTTGATGTCCCCTGGAGAGAATACTAACATTCTCAAGGAAATGTTGAAGTGTGGTTATGAGCCCGACGTAGAACCTTTTCTTTCAATGATGCTACAAACTTTTCGCTATTCAAAGTTACTGGATTTGCGAATGAAAGCAAGAATCTTTGTCCCACAAGCTAGACAAATGATGGGATGTCTAGATGAAACTGGAACTTTGGAATATGGTCAGGTGTTTGTTCAATATTCTGGTGCTCGACGTAGAGCGTTCAATGGGGAATCTTCTTTCTTCGATGAAGATATGTCAGATGCGTATGACTACATCATCAGTGGAAAGGTTGTGGTGGCTAAAAACCCGTGCTTGCACCCGGGTGATGTACGTGTTTTAAAGGCAATTGACGTGCCACGGTTGCGTCACATGGTGGACTGTGTCGTTTTCCCTCGAAAAGGAACAAG ACCTCATCCAAATGAATGCTCTGGGAGTGATTTGGATGGAGACATATACTTTGTTTGTTGGGATCCTGACTTGATTCCGACAAAGCAAATCTCACCTATGGACTACGACCCTGCTCCAAGCACACAGTTGGATCACGATGTAACCATTGAG GAAGTTCAGGAGTACTTCACCAATTATATTGTAAATGATAGCTTGGGAATTATTGCAAATGCGCACACTGTCTTTGCTGATAAAGAACCTGTAATGGCCATGAGTAACTCCTGTATACAGCTAGCAAAGTTGTTTTCGATCGCTGTCGATTTTCCTAAAACTGGGGTTCCCGCTGAGATACCACCTGAACTACGTGTAAGAGAATACCCTGATTTCATGGAAAAGCCAGATAAGACAACTTACGAATCAGAACGTGTGATAGGGAAGCTTCACAGGGCAGTGAAAGATAAAGCCCCCCACTCGGCCTCTATCAAATCCTTCACAAAGCAAGTGGCAGAGTCGTCTTACGACCCGCAAATGGAAGTTGATGGGTTCGAAGATTACATAGATGATGCGTTTCAATACAAAACTGAGTATGATTTCAAGTTGGGTAACTTGATGGAGTATTATGGCATTAAAACCGAGGCTGAAATACTTAGTGGTGGTATAATGAAGACGGCTAAGACATTTGATAGAAGAAAAGATGCAGAAGCCATTGGAGCAGCTGTAAGGTCTCTGAGGAATGAAGCAAGATCGTGGTTTAAGGTTGGAAATGAAACTGATGATGATGCCTATGCTAAGGCATCGGCTTGGTATCATGTAACATATCATCCCGATTATTGGGGTTGCTACAATGAGGGACTGAAACGGGACCATTATCTTAGTTTTCCGTGGTGTGTGTATGATAAGCTGATACAGATCAAGAAGAAGAACTCGAGGAGGGCTCAGAGTATGGCTTCACTCAGGGAGCTTACTCGGCGACTACGCATCAAGTGA